DNA sequence from the Streptomyces sp. MST-110588 genome:
GATCAGCGGCCCAGGTGAAGTGCTGCTCCTCGGCCAGGACGAGGAAACACCGCAGGTGATGCAAACCGATTTCCATGGGGAACAAACTAGCCAGTTGCGGCTGCCTTCCCGGCTCAGGGTGCCGTAACGGCACCTCCCCCGCGCCGCACGGCACCACGCACCACGGTCAGGTGCAGGATCAGCGCGACCAAGGTGAGCGCGGCCGTGTAGTACGGCAGGGAGCCCGCAGCCACGCCCAGGCCCAGCACCACGCCGCCGAGCGCGGACCCGAGGCCGCTGCCGAGGTAGACGGCGGAGCTGTTGAGCGAGACGGCGACCGTGGCCTGTTCGGGCTGGGCCGCGATGAGCTGGTGCTGCTGCGGCACCTGGATGGCCCATCCGGCCGCGCCCCAGATCACGAGCGGGACGGCAGCCAGCGCCACGGCGGTGTGAGCGGCGACGGGCAGGACGAGCTGGCTTGCCACGACGAGGACCAGGATCCAGGCGACCGCGGAGAAGGGCCGGCCGGTGCGGTCCACGATGCGGCCGATCACAAGGCTGCCGATGATGCCACCCGCGCCCCAGGCCCACATGGCCCAGACCGTCTGATCGGTGTGCGCGGCGTCGACGACGAACTCGGCGAGGTAGGTGTACAGACCGAGGCTGGCGATACCGCCGAGCAGCGAGACGGAGACGATGCCGGCGACCCGGCCGCCGGCCAGGGCGCGCACGCGCCGGCCCAGCGGCGGCGGCGGGCTCACCGCGACCTGCGGCAGCCGCGTGATCCCGATCAGCGCGACCACGCCCAGCGCGGTGATCAGCCACAGCGTGCCGCGCCACCCCATGTGAGAGGCGAGCAGCATGCCGACCGGGACACCGATGACGGTGCCGATGCTCAGGCCGCCCATGACGGTGGCGAGCGCGCGGCCACGCCGTTCCGGAGCGGTCAGGCCCGCTCCCGTGGCGGCGGCAAAGGGTGAGTACACACCCGCTCCGATGCCTGCGACCGCGCGGGCGATCAGGAGGACCCACAGGCTGGGGGCAACGGCGGTCAAGGCATTGCCGATGGTGAAGACCACCAGCGCCACGCCGAGCACCACCTTCGCCGGCCGGGCGGCCAGGAGGGTGGCGAAGACCGGCCCGCCCAGCGCGTAGCAGAGCGTGAAGACGGTGACCATCTGGCCGGCCGACGACGCCGAGATGTGCAGATCCGCCGACACCAGGGGCAGCAGTCCGGCCATCACGTAGGCGTCCACGCCGAGCGCGAACGTGCCCAGCGCCAGCAGCGGGATGAACTTGCTGCGGGTGTCGTCCTTTTCAGGGGTGGTTATTGTCTGTGTGGCGCTCATCCGAGGGGCTCCAAGTCCGTTTCGGCAATGATCTGGCGACCGTTGGGGAAGTTGCCGGCCGGCCCGGTGGCCCTGGCCGTCTGTTCGCTCTCGTTGTGCAGGCGCAGCAGAGACCTCAAAGGATTCGAAGGAGTCGCATCGTTCGATCCGTATTTCGCGGGAAAGGCCGGGGCGGCTTCCTTACGGGGCCGTTCGGCGAGCGACGCCTCCAACACCGTGTGGTGGGCGTGGGTTCCACCGATGCTCCGTGACCTGCCGGAACCGGCCCCGTACTCGTCGATCGCCTGATGTGGCCCGGCAAGATTTCCCGCCGGGTGAGTTTTGTACATTCCCCGCCCTGCAACCAACATGCGCCTTCGAAGCGCACGCGTGAACTGTGAACGCGGGAATTACATACAGCGGCCTTCTTTCCCGCAAGCCGCTCTTCTGCATCTCTTATGCATCCTCTGTATGCCCGCAGCTCATCGCGGTTGACGTGGGCCCAGGAGACACCCGTCACACCGCCGGGAACGAGCCGGCCCGTAGCGCTACGGGAGAAGTACCGAAACGCCACTGATGCGCCGCCAGTAGCCGCGTTCGTACTTTCGTGACCGGCAAGAAGCAGAGAGCACGAAGCACGAAGCACGAGAACGCACTACCAGGAGATCAGCGGTGAAGCTTTTCGAGAAGGTGACGGTCGGCAAGCTGGAGCTGGCCAACCGTATGGTGATGGCTCCGATGACGCGCAGCCGGGCGTACGGCGGGCTGGTGAGCGAGCTGACCGCCGAGTACTACGCGCAGCGGGCCGGCGCCGGGCTGCTGATAACCGAGGGCACCCAGCCCAGTGTGATCGGCCAGGGGTACATCCAGACGCCCGGTCTGCACTCCGCGGAGCAGGTAGCGGCCTGGCGGCGGGTGACCGACGCGGTGCACGGCAAGGACGGGCGGATCTTCGTCCAGCTCATGCACGCGGGGCGGATCGGGCACCCCACCCTGTACCCGGACGGCGCGCTGCCGTTGGCTCCCTCGGCGATCGCCTCGGGTGAGCAGCTCTACACCGCCGAGGGCATGCTGGACCACCCCGTACCGCGTGAGATGACCCTGGAGGACATCACACGGACGACCGAGGACTTCGTGAGCGCCGCGCGCAACGCGATGGAGGCGGGCTTCGACGGGGTGGAACTGCACGGCGCCAACGGCTACTTGATCCAGCAGTTCCTGGCGGGCAGCAGCAACCGGCGGACCGACGCCTACGGCGGGTCGGTGGAGAACCGTATCCGGTTCGCGGTGGAGGTCGTGCAGGCCGTGAGCGACGCCATCGGCCCCGAGCGGGTCGGTATCCGCATCTCGCCCGGCGTCAGGATCAACGGGGTCGTCGAGGACGACGCCGCGGAGATCTACACCGCGCTGATGCGCGCGCTGGCGCCGTACGGCCTGGCGTACGTCCACGTCCTGGAGATGGCGACCCGGGAGCTGACGGAGCTGGTCCGCGCCGAGTGGCCCGGTACCCTCATCCTCAATCCGCACCGCGAGCCCGGGCCGCTCACTGTCGAGGCCGCCTCTGAGGCGCTGGAGGAGAAGCTGGCCGACGCGATCAGCTTCGGGGCGCTGTGGCTGGCCAACCCGGACCTGCCGGAGCGGATCAAGGCGGGCGGCCCCTACAACGAGGCCCGGCGCGAGACCTTCTACGGCGGGGACCACCGCGGGTACACCGACTACCCGACGCTGACGGGCTGAGGGCAGGCAGGACCGCGGGAAGGATGAGGAGAACGGCGGGCCTTCGCCGCCGGGGCTGGATACGATCACGTCACAGGGGGCGGGCCGCCCCACCTGCGCAGGTCACAGCACTACTAGGCAGGGGCCGATCACGTGAGCGACCAGAACACGCAGCGGACCCCGAGGTCCCTGATCGTCACCTTCTACGGGGCGTACGGGCGCAGTGTGCGGGGGCCGCAGACGCCTGGCGGGGCGGCGGGCACGCCGGCTTCGCCGGAGCCCGTGCCGGTCGCGGCGCTGATCAGACTGCTGGGCGTGCTCGGCGTGGATCCGCCGTCGGTGCGCTCGGCCGTCTCCCGTCTCAAGCGCCGTGGCCTGCTCCTCGCGGCGCGTACGGAGAGCGGGGCCGCCGGGTACGCGCTCTCCGAAGCCGCCCGTCAGCTCCTGGAGGACGGCGACCGGCGCATCTACAGGCGGCCCGGGGCCCGGCCGGACGACGGCTGGGTCCTGGCCGTCTTCTCCGTTCCCGAGCAGGAGCGCCACAAGCGGCACCTGCTGCGCTCCCGCCTGGCCCGGCTGGGCTTCGGCGCCGCGGCGCCGGCGTGTGGATCGCCCCCGCCTCCCTGTACGACGAGACCCGGCACACCCTGGAGCGGCTGCGGCTGGCCTCGTACGTCGATCTGTTCAAGGGCACCCACGCGGGGTTCGCGGCGACCGCCGACGCGGTGGCGCGCTGGTGGGACCTGGAGAGCATCGCCGCGCGGCACCGGGCCTTCCTCGACGTCCACGAACCGGTGCTGCGCCGCTGGTCCCGGCGGCGGGCCGGGCCCCCGAGGCCGCCTACCGCGACTATCTGCCGGCTCTGGACGCCTGGCGGCAGCTTCCGTACGCGGATCCCGGTCTGCCCTCTCCCCTCCTGCCGGAGGGCTGGCCGGGCGGGCGCGCGGCGGAGGTGTTCGGCCGGCTGCACGGCAAACTCAGGGCGGCGGGCGCCGAGTTCGTACGTGAGGTGGTGGACGGCTGCTGAGACGCCCCGGGGTTCGGCGGCGGGCGGTGGCGGCCGGCCCTCGGCACCGGTCAGCAGTCAGCGGCCGGCGGCGCTCGGCCCTCGGCCCTCGGCCCTCGGCCCTCGGCAGCAGTCAGCGCCCCCGCAGCGGTCAGCGCCTGCGCGGCTGTGCCCCGACGGCCGCCATGGGGCGCGGCCGGGAGGCGGCGACGGTGGAGACCACGTCCTTGAAGGAGCTGCACATCCGGGTCCCGGCGACGGCCGCGAGCTCACCGAAACTGCCGACGCCGTACGTGACGGCGATCGGCTCCATGCGGGCCGTCACCGCCATCCGCATGTCCCCCACCGTGTCCCCTACATAGGCACACTCCCACGGCGGCACCCCGACCTCCGCCGCCGCCCGCAGCACCAGCTCCGGGTGCGGCTTGCCGCGCCGGACCACGTCCTGGCAGACGACCGGCCCGAGCAGGTCGCGGATGCCCATCACTTCGAGCAGGGTTTCGGCGCTGCGCGTGGCCTTGGAGGTGGCCACGGCCAGTTCTATGCCGTGGGCGCGCAGCGCGGACAGCCCGGCCGCGACGCCGGGGAAGAGCAGTTGGGGACCTTCGCCCAGAACCTCGCAGGCGAACTGCTCGCGGTAGCGGGAGATGGCGGTCAGGACGGTGTCATGATCCTCCGGCATCCCCAGGAGCTGGCCGAAGGCGGTGCCCGGCGGCTTGCCCATGGCGGAGGCGGCCTGTCGGGTGGTGACCGCGCGGCCCTGCTCGGAGGCGACCTTGACGAGCAGGCGGCTGATGGCCGGCCGGGTGTTGGCGAGGGTTCCGTCGAGATCGAAGATGGCGGCTTTGATCGTCTCTGTGCTCATGCCCCGCACGGCGCCTCCAGGACGTACGCCGACTTCCAGTGACTCACGCATTGCTCGACACCTTTCCGATTTCCTCTGGATCTGTGGATCTATGGGTCCGATCGGGGTTCGTACGCCCTCGGACATGGGCAGCGTGTCGAGGACACCCGAAGGAAGAGGCGGACTCGCCGTGGTACGCCACCGCTTCCTGGTGACGTGCAGCCGTCGAGGTGGCATCGCCGGAAGAGACACTTCCCGTTACTCGCCTCCGCAGATTTAAAAACCGCCTGCGCTGTTTGTCAATGCGCAGGGCGACGCTCCGGTAGCCCTGGGCCAACAATTACGGAGCCCCACCGGACCGGTTAACTCCTCAACAACCCTTGGATTACGGCATTCCGCCCGCTCACGGGAACATGGGTGCACCTGGATGGCCGGTCAGAGGCATTTTGAGAACCGCACGGTTGGTTTGTATGTAGACTACGGGCGCTCGTAGCCGGACTAGAGACAGGACGGACACCGTGCCGACTCA
Encoded proteins:
- a CDS encoding alkene reductase, producing MKLFEKVTVGKLELANRMVMAPMTRSRAYGGLVSELTAEYYAQRAGAGLLITEGTQPSVIGQGYIQTPGLHSAEQVAAWRRVTDAVHGKDGRIFVQLMHAGRIGHPTLYPDGALPLAPSAIASGEQLYTAEGMLDHPVPREMTLEDITRTTEDFVSAARNAMEAGFDGVELHGANGYLIQQFLAGSSNRRTDAYGGSVENRIRFAVEVVQAVSDAIGPERVGIRISPGVRINGVVEDDAAEIYTALMRALAPYGLAYVHVLEMATRELTELVRAEWPGTLILNPHREPGPLTVEAASEALEEKLADAISFGALWLANPDLPERIKAGGPYNEARRETFYGGDHRGYTDYPTLTG
- a CDS encoding MFS transporter, with protein sequence MSATQTITTPEKDDTRSKFIPLLALGTFALGVDAYVMAGLLPLVSADLHISASSAGQMVTVFTLCYALGGPVFATLLAARPAKVVLGVALVVFTIGNALTAVAPSLWVLLIARAVAGIGAGVYSPFAAATGAGLTAPERRGRALATVMGGLSIGTVIGVPVGMLLASHMGWRGTLWLITALGVVALIGITRLPQVAVSPPPPLGRRVRALAGGRVAGIVSVSLLGGIASLGLYTYLAEFVVDAAHTDQTVWAMWAWGAGGIIGSLVIGRIVDRTGRPFSAVAWILVLVVASQLVLPVAAHTAVALAAVPLVIWGAAGWAIQVPQQHQLIAAQPEQATVAVSLNSSAVYLGSGLGSALGGVVLGLGVAAGSLPYYTAALTLVALILHLTVVRGAVRRGGGAVTAP
- a CDS encoding HAD family hydrolase produces the protein MSTETIKAAIFDLDGTLANTRPAISRLLVKVASEQGRAVTTRQAASAMGKPPGTAFGQLLGMPEDHDTVLTAISRYREQFACEVLGEGPQLLFPGVAAGLSALRAHGIELAVATSKATRSAETLLEVMGIRDLLGPVVCQDVVRRGKPHPELVLRAAAEVGVPPWECAYVGDTVGDMRMAVTARMEPIAVTYGVGSFGELAAVAGTRMCSSFKDVVSTVAASRPRPMAAVGAQPRRR